One segment of Candidatus Binatota bacterium DNA contains the following:
- a CDS encoding MBL fold metallo-hydrolase — MLRLTVLGSADAFNSGGYLHSAYLLEGKAGTLLLECGPSVLAGLKRQGLNGDSIDAVLVSHLHGDHFGGIPFLLLEYLFESPRTRPLLVAGPAGTQEKVEQLYDCYYSRDHLDRLGFDLRYIEIAPGDELELAGLEVGAFEVPHGAEPYCLGYRIEDSSGGSLLFSGDSAWTEDFVERSAGVDLFLCECCFMDKITDFHVSYAQLAANRERLGCERLLVTHSGSAVRQAADLDAELAVDGQVVELGA; from the coding sequence ATGCTGCGACTGACCGTCCTCGGTTCGGCGGATGCCTTCAACAGCGGGGGCTATCTGCACAGCGCCTACCTGCTCGAAGGCAAGGCCGGCACGCTGCTGCTCGAGTGCGGGCCGTCGGTGCTGGCCGGCTTGAAACGCCAGGGGCTTAACGGCGACTCCATCGACGCGGTGCTGGTCTCGCACCTGCACGGTGATCACTTCGGCGGCATTCCCTTCCTGTTGCTCGAGTACCTGTTCGAGTCGCCGCGCACGCGGCCCTTGCTCGTGGCCGGCCCGGCTGGCACGCAGGAGAAGGTGGAGCAGCTCTACGACTGTTACTACAGCAGGGATCACCTCGATCGCCTGGGCTTTGACCTGCGCTACATTGAGATCGCACCCGGTGACGAACTCGAGTTGGCGGGCCTGGAGGTCGGCGCCTTCGAGGTGCCGCACGGCGCCGAGCCCTACTGCCTGGGCTACAGGATCGAAGACAGCTCGGGGGGGAGCCTGCTGTTTTCCGGCGACTCGGCCTGGACCGAGGACTTCGTCGAGCGCAGTGCCGGGGTCGATCTGTTTCTGTGCGAGTGTTGCTTCATGGACAAGATCACGGACTTTCACGTGAGCTACGCCCAGCTGGCGGCAAACCGTGAGCGTCTTGGTTGCGAGCGCCTGCTGGTCACGCACTCGGGCTCGGCCGTCAGGCAGGCCGCGGATCTCGATGCCGAGCTGGCCGTGGACGGGCAGGTAGTGGAGCTGGGCGCCTAA
- a CDS encoding CoA pyrophosphatase: protein MTVHGPRCRPMPLARLIQGHLDQRTRVELPSDRSTPCGVLLPLLATETGYELLYTLRTDSLPSHGGQVSFPGGKKAPHDQGPEDTALREASEELGIATGDVRVIGRLDDVYTLGVEYLITPVVGVLDQGATLSPNPGEVADVFTVPVDLLGDPAHRGSVKKSWGGTQYDMPVITAGRHNIWGATYSITLNFLDCVRSARAD from the coding sequence ATGACCGTCCACGGGCCACGATGTCGCCCCATGCCACTGGCCCGCCTAATACAAGGACATCTCGACCAGCGCACCCGCGTGGAGCTGCCCTCGGATCGCTCGACGCCCTGCGGCGTGTTGCTGCCGCTGCTGGCCACAGAAACTGGTTACGAGCTGCTCTACACCCTGCGCACCGACAGCCTGCCCAGCCACGGCGGGCAGGTGTCATTTCCCGGAGGCAAGAAGGCCCCCCACGACCAGGGCCCCGAGGACACCGCCCTGCGCGAGGCCTCCGAGGAGCTGGGCATAGCCACCGGCGACGTGCGCGTCATAGGCCGCCTGGACGATGTGTACACCCTGGGCGTGGAGTACCTGATCACGCCCGTTGTAGGCGTACTTGACCAAGGGGCGACCCTGTCGCCCAACCCGGGCGAGGTGGCCGACGTGTTCACCGTACCCGTCGACCTGCTGGGCGACCCGGCCCATCGTGGCAGCGTGAAGAAAAGCTGGGGCGGCACGCAGTACGACATGCCCGTGATAACCGCTGGCCGCCACAACATCTGGGGCGCCACCTACTCTATTACTCTCAATTTTCTCGACTGCGTGCGCTCTGCGCGGGCCGATTAG
- the thiI gene encoding tRNA 4-thiouridine(8) synthase ThiI: MTPARRGWAGCRCAGCRAARNQFLWPAAAATRRRASSDPRAAPRGCAGRDVLVLGGPVAWGDIVARGRSFAKRVPVGLGSVVVAEEQRRLVIAHYNEITLKLGNRGAFTARLLDNMRQALASLPSGAVRSQDGRVTVEPGAADPEEVCRRLAQVPGIANLSVATVCEPDMDSLLAEVERMIAGWQPAGSFRVRVRRAWKGFALESPEIGARVGAVVADRTGAPVNLSRPDEVVYVHVVRNAIYLSLGRVQGCGGLPVGTGGRALLLLSGGIDSPVAGLRMMRRGCRVDAVHFHSVPYLDRSSMRKARRLAAVLARGQSATRLHMVAFGEAQAEVVRLVPRPLRVLMYRRLMVKIASRLANRGKAAVLVSGESLGQVASQTMANLAVIEQAAELPLYRPLLGMDKLEITDYARAADTYEISIEPDQDCCTLFVPRHPATRAALEDVLRAEAALEVEALIDAAVEASEYEYIKSDWEQQVQEEVSADPLLGAGGPPDVSAENR, encoded by the coding sequence ATGACACCTGCCCGCCGTGGCTGGGCAGGCTGTCGGTGCGCAGGGTGTAGAGCAGCTCGTAACCAGTTTCTGTGGCCAGCAGCGGCAGCAACACGCCGCAGGGCGTCGAGCGATCCGAGGGCAGCTCCACGCGGGTGCGCTGGTCGAGATGTCCTTGTATTAGGCGGGCCAGTGGCATGGGGCGACATCGTGGCCCGTGGACGGTCATTTGCCAAGCGGGTGCCGGTGGGGCTAGGTTCAGTCGTCGTGGCAGAAGAACAACGCAGGCTGGTGATCGCGCACTACAATGAGATCACGCTCAAGCTCGGGAACCGGGGCGCCTTTACCGCGCGCCTCCTCGACAACATGCGGCAGGCACTGGCCTCGCTGCCCAGTGGCGCGGTGCGTTCGCAGGACGGGCGCGTGACGGTAGAGCCGGGGGCGGCTGATCCCGAAGAAGTCTGCCGCCGCCTGGCCCAGGTGCCGGGCATCGCCAACCTGTCGGTAGCCACCGTTTGCGAGCCCGACATGGATTCGCTGCTGGCCGAGGTCGAGCGGATGATAGCCGGCTGGCAGCCCGCGGGCAGCTTCAGGGTGAGGGTGCGCAGGGCCTGGAAGGGCTTTGCACTGGAATCTCCCGAGATAGGCGCCCGCGTGGGTGCCGTTGTGGCCGATCGTACGGGAGCGCCCGTCAACCTTAGTCGGCCCGACGAGGTGGTCTACGTGCACGTGGTTCGCAACGCGATCTACCTGTCGCTGGGCCGCGTGCAAGGCTGCGGTGGCCTGCCGGTGGGCACCGGTGGCCGGGCCCTGCTGTTGCTCTCGGGCGGCATAGACTCGCCCGTGGCCGGGCTGCGCATGATGCGGCGTGGCTGCCGGGTGGACGCCGTGCATTTTCACAGCGTGCCTTACCTCGACCGCAGCAGCATGCGCAAGGCGCGCCGGTTGGCCGCGGTGCTGGCGCGTGGGCAGTCGGCCACGAGGCTGCACATGGTGGCTTTTGGCGAGGCCCAGGCCGAGGTGGTGCGCTTGGTGCCGCGGCCCTTGAGGGTGCTGATGTACCGCAGGTTGATGGTCAAGATAGCCTCCCGCCTGGCCAATCGGGGAAAGGCCGCCGTGCTGGTAAGTGGCGAGAGCCTGGGCCAGGTGGCTTCGCAGACCATGGCCAACCTGGCCGTCATAGAGCAGGCTGCCGAGCTGCCGCTGTACCGGCCGCTGCTGGGTATGGACAAGCTCGAGATCACCGACTACGCCAGGGCTGCCGACACTTACGAAATATCGATCGAGCCCGACCAGGACTGCTGCACCCTGTTCGTGCCACGCCACCCGGCCACCAGGGCGGCGCTTGAAGACGTTCTAAGGGCAGAGGCCGCACTCGAGGTCGAGGCCTTGATAGACGCCGCCGTCGAGGCGTCGGAATACGAGTACATAAAGTCTGACTGGGAGCAGCAGGTGCAGGAGGAGGTCAGCGCGGATCCTCTCCTGGGAGCCGGTGGGCCCCCCGACGTCTCTGCCGAAAACCGTTAA
- a CDS encoding DUF721 domain-containing protein: protein MQGLSLKRLDKAFARRYESPPVSQRADKPKKLGELFTSTLKRMGLERKLDDYRAWDAWDEVVGPAIARNAQPTRLDGDRLIVAVRNSSWLQELDLLKKQLRERLNEKMGRELVRELYFFVGKLDHGPTSDRKRNREALDKLWKNPGRPE, encoded by the coding sequence ATGCAAGGGCTGTCATTAAAAAGGTTGGACAAAGCATTCGCCCGGCGCTACGAATCTCCGCCGGTGAGTCAACGAGCCGACAAGCCCAAAAAACTGGGCGAACTGTTTACTTCAACCCTCAAGCGCATGGGACTTGAGCGCAAGCTCGACGACTACCGGGCCTGGGATGCCTGGGACGAAGTGGTCGGTCCGGCCATAGCGCGCAACGCGCAGCCCACACGGCTGGACGGCGACCGATTGATCGTGGCTGTGCGTAACTCGTCATGGCTGCAGGAGCTCGACCTTCTCAAGAAGCAGCTGCGCGAACGCTTGAACGAAAAGATGGGGCGGGAATTAGTGCGCGAGCTGTACTTCTTCGTCGGCAAGCTCGACCACGGGCCCACGAGCGATCGCAAGCGCAACCGCGAAGCCCTCGACAAGCTCTGGAAAAATCCCGGCCGGCCCGAATAA
- a CDS encoding vitamin B12-dependent ribonucleotide reductase: MEKKSGMVVQATEILETEALEATGEATTGLSFSRRLSSEGVDPWSTVEWEYRDALIQGEGGKAVFEQKGVEFPATWSQLATNVVTSKYFRGALGTDARETSVRQLLGRVVETITGWGERQGYFVDDESRDIFRDELTHILLGQQACFNSPVWFNVGVEEHPQCSACFILSVDDTMDSILQWYRDEGIIFKGGSGSGVNLSRLRSSKETLSGGGTASGPVSFMKAADASAGVIKSGGKTRRAAKMVVLDVDHPDINEFVDCKAGEEKKAWTLIDAGYDGSIDGDAYASVFFQNANNSVRVSDEFMQAVVNDKEWRTRNVKDGEVCETMRARELMGRIAEATHFCGDPGMQFDTTINDWHTCPNSGRINASNPCSEYMHLDNSACNLSSLNLMKFQSPDGKFDVDGFRHAVDIMTTAQDILVDNSSYPTDQIGDNARAYRELGLGYANLGAMLMSLGMPYDSDEGRASAAAVTSLMCGEAYLQSARLAEARGPYAGYARNREPQLRVLGKHRAESRELDSSRVPLDLLSAARDVWEEAETVATEHGVRNSQLTVLAPTGTIAFMMDCDTTGVEPDLALVKYKKLVGGGTLKFVNNTVPSALVRLGYESREVQDIVEYIDEHDTIEDAPHLKDEHLAVFDCAFKPRNGARSIEPLGHLRMMGAVQPFISGAISKTINMPNEATVDEIEGAYIEAWKLGLKAVAIYRDGCKRIQPLNTSGTENSLATAGSGDSAAADSAEGESSVGRPVRRRLPTDCSSCRHKFEVAGHEGYIHVGFYDDGTPGEIFIKMAKEGSTISGLMDTLATLTSLSLQYGVPLSALVSKFSHVRFEPSGFTKNPDIPIAKSLTDYIFRFLGTRFGQPVVPAGVVTPGGESTAGRESGDVSKSVSTPVPLRVVPAARPTDTSAAGGGREEGRREETSVDFILPQSDAPSCADCGAIMVRNGACYKCLNCGATSGCS, encoded by the coding sequence ATGGAAAAGAAGTCGGGGATGGTGGTACAGGCCACTGAGATACTGGAAACCGAGGCGCTGGAGGCTACAGGCGAGGCTACGACCGGGTTGTCTTTCAGCAGGCGGCTGTCGAGTGAGGGGGTTGATCCCTGGTCGACCGTAGAGTGGGAATACCGCGACGCGCTCATACAGGGCGAGGGCGGCAAGGCGGTTTTCGAGCAGAAGGGGGTGGAGTTTCCTGCCACCTGGTCACAACTGGCCACCAACGTGGTCACTTCCAAGTATTTTCGCGGCGCGCTCGGTACCGACGCCCGCGAGACCAGCGTCCGCCAGCTCTTAGGCCGGGTCGTCGAGACCATCACCGGCTGGGGCGAGCGCCAGGGCTACTTTGTCGATGACGAAAGTCGCGACATTTTTCGCGACGAGCTGACCCATATTCTCCTGGGCCAGCAGGCCTGCTTTAACAGCCCGGTGTGGTTCAACGTCGGGGTGGAAGAGCATCCCCAGTGCTCGGCCTGTTTCATCCTGTCGGTCGACGACACCATGGACTCGATCCTGCAGTGGTACCGCGACGAAGGCATCATCTTCAAGGGAGGCTCGGGCTCGGGCGTCAACCTGTCGCGCCTGCGTTCTTCGAAAGAAACGCTGTCGGGCGGCGGCACGGCCTCGGGGCCGGTGTCTTTCATGAAGGCCGCCGACGCGTCGGCCGGCGTGATCAAGTCGGGAGGCAAGACCCGCCGCGCTGCCAAGATGGTGGTGCTCGACGTCGACCATCCCGACATCAACGAGTTTGTCGACTGCAAGGCCGGCGAGGAAAAGAAGGCCTGGACGTTGATCGACGCTGGCTACGACGGCTCGATCGACGGGGACGCTTACGCGTCGGTCTTTTTCCAGAACGCCAACAACTCGGTGCGCGTGAGCGACGAGTTCATGCAGGCGGTGGTCAACGACAAGGAGTGGAGAACCCGCAACGTCAAGGACGGCGAAGTCTGCGAGACCATGCGCGCTCGCGAGCTGATGGGCCGCATCGCCGAGGCCACGCATTTCTGCGGCGACCCGGGCATGCAGTTCGATACCACGATCAACGACTGGCACACCTGCCCCAACAGCGGCCGCATTAACGCGTCGAACCCCTGCAGCGAGTACATGCACCTGGACAACTCGGCCTGCAACCTGTCTTCGCTCAACCTGATGAAGTTCCAGTCCCCGGACGGCAAGTTTGATGTTGATGGTTTCCGCCACGCGGTAGACATCATGACGACTGCCCAGGACATCCTGGTCGACAATTCCAGCTACCCGACCGACCAAATTGGCGACAACGCCCGGGCCTATCGAGAGTTAGGCCTGGGCTATGCCAACCTGGGCGCCATGCTCATGTCGTTGGGGATGCCTTACGATTCGGACGAAGGCCGGGCGTCTGCAGCGGCTGTTACCTCGTTGATGTGCGGCGAGGCTTACCTGCAGTCGGCGCGGCTGGCCGAGGCCCGCGGACCTTACGCGGGTTACGCGCGCAACCGCGAGCCCCAGCTTCGCGTGCTGGGCAAACACCGCGCTGAGTCCCGCGAGCTGGATTCCAGCCGGGTGCCCCTGGACCTGCTGTCGGCCGCCCGTGATGTCTGGGAAGAAGCTGAAACCGTGGCCACGGAGCACGGCGTTCGCAACTCCCAGCTGACGGTGCTGGCGCCCACCGGGACCATCGCCTTCATGATGGATTGCGACACCACCGGGGTGGAGCCGGATCTCGCGCTGGTCAAGTACAAGAAGCTCGTGGGTGGTGGCACCCTGAAGTTCGTCAACAACACGGTCCCTTCGGCGCTCGTGCGGCTTGGCTACGAGAGTCGCGAGGTCCAGGACATCGTGGAGTACATAGACGAGCACGACACCATTGAAGACGCTCCCCACCTCAAGGACGAGCACCTGGCGGTGTTTGACTGCGCTTTCAAGCCGCGCAACGGCGCGCGTAGCATAGAGCCGCTCGGTCACCTGCGCATGATGGGTGCCGTGCAGCCGTTTATTTCGGGCGCGATCTCGAAGACGATCAACATGCCCAACGAAGCCACCGTCGACGAAATCGAGGGGGCTTACATCGAGGCGTGGAAGCTCGGCTTGAAGGCTGTCGCCATTTACCGCGACGGTTGCAAGCGCATACAGCCGCTCAACACGAGCGGTACGGAAAACAGCTTGGCCACGGCGGGGAGTGGTGATTCAGCTGCTGCCGATTCAGCTGAAGGCGAGTCCTCCGTGGGTCGGCCCGTGCGCAGGCGCCTGCCGACCGACTGTTCTTCGTGCAGGCACAAGTTCGAGGTGGCCGGCCACGAGGGCTACATCCACGTGGGTTTCTACGACGACGGCACCCCTGGCGAGATCTTCATCAAGATGGCCAAGGAGGGCAGTACGATCTCCGGCCTGATGGACACCCTTGCCACGCTGACCTCGCTGTCGTTGCAGTACGGCGTGCCGCTGAGCGCGCTGGTGTCCAAGTTCTCGCATGTGCGCTTCGAGCCCTCGGGCTTTACCAAGAACCCGGACATCCCGATAGCCAAGTCGCTGACCGACTACATATTCCGTTTCCTGGGCACGCGCTTCGGTCAGCCGGTGGTTCCGGCCGGTGTTGTAACCCCTGGCGGCGAATCAACTGCGGGCCGGGAGTCCGGGGATGTCTCGAAGAGTGTCTCCACCCCGGTACCGTTGAGAGTGGTTCCGGCGGCCAGGCCGACCGACACTTCGGCGGCTGGCGGTGGTCGGGAGGAAGGCCGCCGCGAGGAAACCAGCGTTGATTTCATCCTGCCGCAGTCCGACGCGCCGAGCTGCGCCGACTGCGGTGCGATCATGGTCCGCAACGGCGCTTGCTACAAGTGTCTTAACTGCGGGGCGACCAGCGGCTGCTCGTGA
- a CDS encoding phosphopyruvate hydratase yields the protein MKIKSVKGREILDSRGNPTVEVDVLLRSGARGRACVPSGASTGTHEALELRDVRRKRYGGKGVLQAVKNVNDHIGPAVRGLEASDQQAVDSCMLELDGTPNKSRLGANAILGVSLAVAHAAAAGSGRSLYRQIGGPRARTLPVPLMNIINGGAHADNGLDFQEFMIVPHGARSFSEALRMGTEVFHALKSVLKARGMSTNVGDEGGFAPGLSSNDEAIKCVMRAIEDAGYKPGRHVSLALDVAASEFCQDGVYRFVKSDGKTRSSAQMIKLYQRLTDRYPLVSIEDGLDEDDWDGWARLTNSLGDRVQLVGDDLFVTNSQRLKRGIDEGVANSILVKVNQIGTLSETIEAVRTAERAGYTAVISHRSGETEDSTIADLAVALNAGQIKTGSLSRGERTAKYNQLLRIEEELGDRAVYPGGRVFGRLRA from the coding sequence GTGAAGATAAAGTCTGTCAAGGGACGAGAGATACTCGATTCGAGGGGAAATCCGACCGTGGAGGTCGACGTTTTACTGAGATCAGGCGCGCGCGGGCGTGCCTGTGTGCCGTCGGGTGCTTCGACCGGCACCCACGAGGCCCTGGAGCTGAGGGACGTTCGCCGTAAGCGCTACGGTGGCAAGGGGGTCCTGCAGGCGGTCAAGAACGTCAACGACCACATCGGCCCGGCCGTACGTGGCCTTGAGGCCAGTGATCAGCAGGCGGTCGACAGCTGCATGTTGGAGCTGGACGGTACCCCCAACAAGTCGCGCCTGGGTGCCAACGCCATCCTCGGCGTGTCGCTGGCCGTGGCCCACGCGGCGGCGGCCGGCAGTGGGCGCTCGCTGTACAGGCAGATCGGAGGGCCCCGCGCCCGCACCCTGCCGGTGCCGTTGATGAACATAATCAACGGGGGGGCCCACGCCGACAACGGGCTGGATTTCCAGGAGTTTATGATCGTGCCCCACGGCGCGCGCAGTTTCAGCGAGGCGCTGCGCATGGGCACCGAAGTTTTTCACGCGCTCAAATCGGTGCTCAAGGCCCGCGGCATGAGCACCAACGTGGGCGACGAGGGCGGCTTTGCCCCCGGCCTGAGCAGCAATGACGAGGCCATCAAGTGCGTTATGCGCGCCATTGAAGACGCGGGCTACAAGCCGGGTCGGCACGTCTCGTTGGCGCTCGACGTCGCGGCCAGCGAGTTCTGCCAAGACGGCGTCTACCGTTTCGTGAAGTCCGACGGCAAGACACGCAGCAGCGCGCAGATGATCAAGCTGTACCAGCGGCTGACCGACCGCTACCCGCTGGTGTCGATAGAGGACGGCCTGGACGAGGACGACTGGGATGGCTGGGCTCGCTTGACCAACAGCCTAGGAGACCGCGTACAGCTGGTGGGTGATGATCTCTTCGTCACCAACAGCCAACGACTCAAGCGCGGCATAGACGAGGGCGTGGCCAACTCGATACTGGTCAAGGTCAACCAGATAGGAACGTTGAGTGAAACTATAGAGGCCGTGCGCACGGCCGAGCGAGCAGGATACACCGCGGTGATTTCGCATCGGTCGGGCGAGACCGAGGACTCCACGATCGCCGATCTCGCGGTAGCGCTCAACGCTGGGCAGATTAAAACAGGCTCGCTCTCGAGGGGAGAGAGGACGGCCAAGTACAACCAGTTGCTTCGCATAGAAGAAGAGCTGGGCGATCGCGCTGTCTACCCGGGGGGCCGGGTTTTCGGCCGGCTGCGGGCGTGA
- a CDS encoding MgtC/SapB family protein, producing the protein MTDGAKLLLALVLGGAMGMERELTGKPAGLRTNLLIAVGAALLTIVSRHVAGESGDPGRIAAQVVTGVGFIGAGAIIQARGAVTGLTTAATIWAVAGVGIAAGSGAWEAAVASTVIIISCLVSLRGLESRVRGRRSLVRYNVTMLSGADSVPVIDAVHSNPSIDAESLTVRVDGPQRSVEITCVGSKKAQQELFREFCALDGVQQVQSD; encoded by the coding sequence ATGACCGATGGCGCCAAGTTGTTGCTGGCGCTCGTGCTCGGCGGCGCCATGGGCATGGAGAGGGAGCTCACCGGCAAGCCCGCTGGACTACGCACCAACCTGCTCATCGCCGTGGGCGCCGCGCTGCTGACGATCGTGTCGCGTCACGTCGCCGGCGAGTCGGGTGACCCCGGCCGTATCGCGGCGCAGGTGGTAACCGGCGTCGGCTTTATCGGTGCCGGGGCCATCATACAGGCGCGCGGTGCGGTGACCGGTTTGACTACGGCCGCCACCATATGGGCGGTCGCCGGCGTGGGCATTGCTGCCGGTAGCGGGGCCTGGGAAGCCGCCGTGGCCTCGACGGTGATAATAATTTCCTGCCTCGTGTCGTTGCGCGGCTTGGAGTCACGCGTGCGTGGGCGTCGTAGTCTCGTGCGTTACAATGTCACGATGCTAAGCGGTGCTGATTCTGTGCCGGTCATTGACGCTGTGCATTCTAACCCTTCGATAGACGCAGAATCGCTTACAGTACGCGTAGATGGGCCGCAGCGAAGCGTAGAAATCACCTGCGTGGGCAGTAAAAAAGCGCAGCAGGAATTGTTTCGCGAGTTTTGTGCGCTCGATGGAGTGCAGCAAGTGCAGAGCGACTGA
- a CDS encoding SCP2 sterol-binding domain-containing protein has product MVRADNIQKVFEEMPKRFNSAAAAGLTAVYQYELSGDGGGTWHVVITDGVIEGDLAQAGTHTKPNISITMSVADFLDMINGELNPQMAFMGGKLKIKGDMSLAMKMQQIFPTG; this is encoded by the coding sequence ATGGTAAGGGCCGACAACATTCAGAAGGTATTCGAAGAGATGCCCAAGCGCTTCAACTCGGCGGCCGCCGCTGGGTTGACGGCTGTCTACCAGTACGAGCTTTCCGGCGACGGTGGCGGCACCTGGCACGTGGTGATCACTGACGGTGTCATCGAGGGAGACCTGGCCCAGGCCGGGACCCATACAAAGCCCAACATTTCGATAACGATGTCGGTCGCCGATTTTCTCGACATGATCAACGGCGAACTCAACCCCCAGATGGCCTTCATGGGTGGCAAGCTCAAGATCAAGGGTGACATGAGCCTCGCCATGAAGATGCAGCAGATCTTTCCAACCGGCTGA
- a CDS encoding phosphoadenylyl-sulfate reductase yields the protein MAASPEAPISPSRLAELNDQFESASPEQILGWAVTEFPEDIILTCSFQHDGVVLAHMLRTIKPDIPVVFIETRFHFAETLKYRDNIVKLLGLNLRQLEAEMSADEFRAKHSDNLYDRDPDLCCQINKVEPLRKALAGTSAWINGRRRNQTEERAAMGHVELAGSVVKINPLARWTSKDTYKYLNCHRLPEHPLFERGYASIGCAPCTSLGEARSGRWAGSNKRECGIHTVMDAGGPNSPEVAELATNDSASSEDS from the coding sequence ATGGCTGCCAGTCCAGAAGCTCCGATATCCCCGTCAAGGCTGGCCGAGCTTAACGACCAGTTTGAAAGCGCGTCGCCGGAGCAGATACTGGGCTGGGCGGTGACCGAGTTCCCCGAGGACATCATCCTCACCTGCTCTTTCCAGCACGACGGCGTGGTACTTGCGCACATGCTGCGTACCATAAAGCCCGACATCCCGGTGGTCTTCATCGAAACCCGTTTTCACTTTGCCGAAACGCTGAAGTACCGCGACAATATCGTGAAACTGCTGGGCCTCAACCTGAGACAACTCGAAGCCGAGATGAGCGCCGACGAGTTCCGGGCCAAGCACAGCGACAATCTCTACGATAGAGACCCGGACCTGTGCTGCCAGATCAACAAGGTCGAGCCGCTGAGAAAAGCGCTGGCAGGAACCTCGGCCTGGATCAACGGCCGGCGGCGTAACCAGACCGAAGAACGGGCCGCTATGGGGCACGTTGAGCTGGCCGGAAGCGTGGTCAAGATAAACCCGCTGGCCCGCTGGACGTCAAAGGACACCTACAAGTACCTCAACTGCCACCGACTGCCCGAACACCCGTTATTTGAAAGGGGCTACGCCTCCATAGGCTGCGCGCCCTGCACCTCGCTCGGCGAAGCGAGATCGGGACGCTGGGCGGGCAGTAACAAGCGCGAGTGCGGTATACACACCGTGATGGACGCGGGCGGCCCGAACAGCCCCGAAGTTGCCGAGTTGGCAACGAACGATTCTGCTTCGAGCGAAGATTCCTGA
- a CDS encoding anhydro-N-acetylmuramic acid kinase: MVKARPLVVVGLMSGTSLDGVDAALVRIVRSAGGRVAIKPLASLVRSWPRGLRQRLVDACEGQAVSVAEHAAVSLDLARVFASAVEDVLCAARRSTPPDLVASHGHTLCHLPARNTVTVQAGDGALLAELTGTTVASDFRVADTAAGGQGAPLVPFVHHELFSHPRHDRVVQNLGGIGNATLLPAGRDAAAVGGSDTGPGNMLIDGCVELLSSGRRRMDKGGRMAARGTVSRELVAQVMRAPFFRRKLPASTGREEFGRHLAAGLVESGRKRGLAADDIVASATMATAVAMRRSLSRMGMPDPRELLLCGGGVLNPTLVAMVAEAFPSSQVKSVAGCGADPLMLEAQAFALLGFCLVEGRAAGLPAVTGAAGARVLGRISPGANYRGTVLAPGRRKR, encoded by the coding sequence ATGGTTAAAGCGCGGCCACTGGTCGTGGTCGGTTTGATGTCGGGCACATCCCTTGACGGGGTGGACGCAGCGCTGGTCAGGATAGTGCGCAGCGCCGGTGGCCGGGTGGCTATAAAACCGCTCGCCTCACTCGTGAGGTCCTGGCCGCGGGGCTTGAGGCAGCGACTGGTGGATGCTTGCGAGGGACAGGCTGTGAGCGTAGCCGAACACGCGGCGGTTTCACTTGACCTCGCGAGGGTCTTTGCCTCGGCGGTGGAAGACGTGCTGTGCGCTGCTCGAAGATCCACACCGCCCGACCTCGTGGCCAGCCATGGCCACACGTTGTGTCACCTGCCGGCGCGCAACACAGTTACAGTGCAGGCAGGGGACGGCGCGCTGCTGGCCGAACTCACGGGCACGACTGTCGCCAGCGATTTTCGCGTGGCTGATACGGCCGCCGGTGGACAGGGTGCGCCGCTGGTCCCCTTCGTTCACCACGAGTTGTTTTCCCATCCCCGGCACGACCGCGTCGTACAGAACCTGGGCGGCATAGGCAACGCGACGCTGCTTCCCGCCGGACGCGATGCAGCTGCCGTGGGCGGTAGCGACACCGGTCCTGGCAACATGCTCATCGACGGCTGCGTTGAACTGCTCAGCTCGGGGCGTCGCCGCATGGACAAGGGGGGGCGCATGGCTGCCCGCGGTACGGTTAGCCGGGAGCTGGTGGCGCAGGTAATGCGGGCGCCTTTCTTTCGAAGGAAACTACCGGCCTCCACCGGCAGGGAAGAGTTCGGGCGGCACCTTGCGGCCGGACTGGTGGAGTCGGGCCGCAAGCGTGGCCTCGCCGCCGATGACATCGTGGCCAGCGCGACCATGGCCACGGCGGTAGCCATGCGGCGAAGCCTGTCGCGCATGGGCATGCCCGATCCTCGCGAACTGTTGCTCTGCGGCGGCGGCGTACTGAATCCCACGCTGGTGGCGATGGTAGCCGAGGCCTTTCCTTCTTCGCAGGTGAAGTCGGTAGCAGGGTGTGGCGCAGACCCCCTCATGCTCGAGGCCCAGGCTTTTGCACTGCTCGGCTTCTGCCTGGTCGAAGGTCGAGCGGCGGGCCTGCCGGCCGTCACCGGTGCCGCCGGCGCGAGGGTACTGGGCAGGATAAGCCCGGGAGCCAACTACAGGGGCACGGTGTTGGCGCCGGGCAGGCGGAAGCGTTGA